The nucleotide sequence CCCTGGCCCTGCGCCTGCCCCCGCTCGACATCCTGGTGAACAACGCCGGCATCGGCCACGTGGGGAGCCTCCTCGAGACCGCCGCCACGGATCTCGACCGGCTGCATGCGGTCAACGTCCGCGGGCCGTTCAACCTCTGCAAAGCCTTCGTCCCCGGCATGCTCACGCGCCGCCGCGGCAGCGTGATCAACCTCGCCTCCATCGGCGGCGTCCTGGCCGTGCGCGACCGCCTCGCGTACACCGTGACCAAGCACGCCGTCGTCGGCCTGACCAAGGCGCTTGCCCTCGACCACTCGCACACGGGGGTGCGGTTCAACGCCATTTGTCCGGGCCGGGTCGAGACCCCCTTTGTGCGCTCGCGCCTCGCTGAGTATCCCGACCCCGAGAAGGCCTACCGCGAGATGGCCTCGACGCAGCTCAACGGCCGCATGGCGCAGCCCGACGAGATTGCCGCCGCGGCCCTCTACCTCGCTGCGGATGTATCGGCGATGGTCACGGGCTCCAACCTCCTCATCGACGGCGGCTGGTCGGCGGGAAAGTAACCGGAAGGCTTAACCACAGAGACACAGAGGACACAGAGACGGATCACCCGATCACTATTTTACACGGAAAATATCCGAGCCCGATAAAACGACCCCAGCCATGATCAAGACACTTCAGTGCCTAGCGTGGTTTAGCCCCGGCCTTGCTCTGTGACCTCTGCGGTTCAACCCATCCATCCTTTGACTCATTCTGGCATCATCACCGGCTTGCGCGTCCTGGACGTGCGGTTTCCCACCTCGCTCTCGCTGGACGGTTCGGACGCGATGAATCCCGACCCGGATTACTCCGCGGCCTACGTCGTGCTCACGACTGACCGGGTCGACGGCGTGGAGGGCCATGGCCTCACCTTCACCATCGGTCGCGGCAACGACATCGTTGCCGTGGCAATCGAGGCCCTGCGCCCGTTGGTCGTGGGGCAGCCGGTGGCGGCCTTCACCTCGGCCCCGGGCGCCTTTTGGAAACACCTCACCGGCGACTCGCAGCTCCGCTGGATCGGGCCCGAGAAGGGCGTGATCCACCTCGCCACCGCCGCGGTGGTCAACGCGCTGTGGGACCTATGGGCCAAGCTCGAGGGCAAGCCGCTCTGGAAACTGCTCTCCGATCTCTCCCCCGCTCAGATCGTGGAACTGGTGGATTGGCGTTACCTGACCGACGCCCTCACTCCGGAGGAGGCCCTCGCCATGCTGGAGCGGCTGGCACCGACGCGCGCCGCCCGCGAGGCCGAGATGCGCCGGGACGGCTATCCCGCCTACACGACCTCGGCCGGCTGGCTTGGTTATCCCGACG is from Lacunisphaera limnophila and encodes:
- a CDS encoding SDR family NAD(P)-dependent oxidoreductase, with product MFTLTNKIALVTGGGSGIGRAIARLFARQGAFVWIVDRDALAGRGEVDAIREEGGQADFAELDVSDAAAAAALALRLPPLDILVNNAGIGHVGSLLETAATDLDRLHAVNVRGPFNLCKAFVPGMLTRRRGSVINLASIGGVLAVRDRLAYTVTKHAVVGLTKALALDHSHTGVRFNAICPGRVETPFVRSRLAEYPDPEKAYREMASTQLNGRMAQPDEIAAAALYLAADVSAMVTGSNLLIDGGWSAGK